A genomic segment from Parolsenella catena encodes:
- a CDS encoding cation transporter produces the protein MKKAFKLDEIDCANCARELQDGLAKLDGVTSVSVNFMTQKLTLEADDAEFDEVLQRVVDYTADAEPDCEIIL, from the coding sequence ATGAAGAAGGCATTCAAGCTCGATGAGATCGACTGCGCCAACTGCGCCCGCGAGCTGCAGGACGGGCTTGCCAAGCTCGATGGCGTCACGTCCGTCTCGGTGAACTTCATGACGCAGAAGCTCACGCTCGAGGCCGACGACGCCGAGTTCGACGAGGTCCTCCAGCGCGTCGTCGACTACACGGCAGACGCCGAGCCCGACTGCGAGATCATCCTCTAG
- a CDS encoding ArsR/SmtB family transcription factor: MAETEDHTHELACEAGGCHIPVGEAPENIPEEELLYDLADLFKVFSDTTRIKILFTLMGRELCVADIADETGTTQSAVSHQLRTLKQAHLVKFERDGRNIVYSLADDHVYTMLNVGLSHICE; this comes from the coding sequence ATGGCAGAGACAGAAGACCACACCCACGAGCTTGCATGCGAGGCGGGCGGCTGCCACATCCCCGTGGGCGAGGCCCCCGAGAACATCCCCGAGGAGGAGCTGCTCTATGACCTCGCCGACCTGTTCAAGGTCTTCTCGGACACGACGCGCATCAAGATCCTGTTCACGCTCATGGGGCGCGAGCTGTGCGTGGCAGACATCGCCGACGAGACAGGCACCACGCAGAGCGCCGTCTCGCACCAGCTGCGCACGCTCAAGCAGGCCCACCTCGTGAAGTTCGAGCGAGACGGCCGCAACATCGTCTACTCCCTTGCCGACGACCACGTCTACACGATGCTCAACGTGGGCCTCAGCCACATCTGCGAGTAG
- a CDS encoding deoxycytidylate deaminase yields the protein MPGKRTDVISWDEFFMRVAMAAAMRSKDPNTQVGACIADANHRILSVGYNGTPSALNDDEFPWETADDPLLDKHSYVIHAEANAILNYRGSNKDLQGATVYVTLFPCHECAKTLVQAGIGEVVYLGDKYEGTQDNLISKRILDTCGVTYRQVTVAD from the coding sequence ATGCCAGGCAAGAGGACAGACGTCATAAGCTGGGACGAGTTCTTCATGCGCGTTGCCATGGCGGCGGCCATGCGCAGCAAGGACCCCAACACGCAGGTGGGCGCCTGCATCGCCGACGCAAACCACCGCATCCTGTCCGTGGGCTACAACGGCACGCCCTCGGCCCTCAACGACGACGAGTTCCCCTGGGAGACCGCGGACGACCCGCTGCTCGACAAGCACAGCTACGTGATACACGCCGAGGCCAACGCCATCCTCAACTACCGCGGCTCCAACAAGGACCTGCAGGGCGCCACGGTCTACGTCACGCTGTTCCCCTGCCACGAGTGCGCCAAGACCCTCGTGCAGGCAGGCATCGGCGAGGTAGTCTACCTGGGCGACAAGTACGAGGGCACGCAGGACAACCTCATCTCCAAGCGCATCCTTGACACCTGCGGCGTCACCTACCGTCAGGTCACCGTGGCAGACTAG
- a CDS encoding M48 family metallopeptidase, with the protein MTRKLVRNLNLRVRGDGSVVASVPWRTSRARAQEFLDAHAGWIAERVSRKAERQVESREAAPSPAYALWGCEHRTADGHTPTAAELDELWRREVERALPGVIARMEPLVGAHASSWQLRAMSSRWGSCTPARGSIRINVRLAAYPPECLDYVVAHELAHLIEPSHNARFHAIVARAIGNERAIRARLRQPPATA; encoded by the coding sequence GTGACGCGCAAGCTGGTGCGCAACCTCAACCTGCGCGTGCGCGGGGACGGCAGCGTCGTGGCGAGCGTACCGTGGCGCACGTCTCGCGCGCGGGCGCAGGAGTTTCTCGACGCACACGCGGGCTGGATCGCCGAGCGCGTCTCGCGCAAGGCGGAGCGGCAGGTCGAGAGCCGCGAGGCGGCCCCCTCGCCCGCCTATGCCCTGTGGGGTTGCGAGCATCGCACGGCAGACGGCCACACGCCCACGGCCGCAGAGCTCGACGAGCTGTGGCGCCGCGAGGTCGAACGCGCGCTGCCCGGGGTCATCGCGCGCATGGAGCCGCTCGTGGGGGCGCATGCGAGCTCGTGGCAGCTGAGGGCCATGAGCAGCAGGTGGGGCTCGTGCACGCCCGCCCGCGGCTCGATCCGCATCAACGTGAGGCTTGCCGCCTACCCGCCCGAGTGCCTTGACTACGTGGTCGCCCACGAGCTGGCGCACCTCATCGAGCCCTCCCACAACGCCCGCTTCCACGCCATCGTCGCGCGCGCCATAGGCAACGAGCGGGCCATCCGCGCCCGCCTCCGCCAGCCACCGGCGACAGCCTGA
- a CDS encoding xanthine phosphoribosyltransferase, producing MKELEDRIRQDGIVREGNVLKVDSFLNHRCDVSLYDKMGAEWARLFAGKQVDKILTIESSGIGIACVASTHFGNVPVVFARKTESKNLDGEQYRTQIRSYTKGRTYEVIVAKRFLERGEHVIILDDFLAMGCALNGLLEICEEAGVIVEGIGIAIEKGFQPGGKALREEGYQVESLAIVQSMDAETGEIEFA from the coding sequence ATGAAGGAGCTCGAGGACCGCATTCGCCAGGACGGCATCGTTCGCGAGGGCAACGTCCTAAAGGTGGACAGCTTCCTCAACCACAGGTGCGACGTCTCCCTCTATGACAAGATGGGCGCCGAGTGGGCGCGCCTGTTCGCCGGCAAGCAGGTCGACAAGATCCTGACCATCGAGTCCTCCGGCATAGGCATCGCGTGCGTTGCCTCCACGCACTTTGGCAACGTGCCCGTCGTGTTCGCCCGCAAGACCGAGTCCAAGAACCTCGACGGCGAGCAGTACCGCACGCAGATCCGCAGCTACACGAAGGGCCGCACCTACGAGGTCATCGTGGCCAAGCGCTTCCTTGAGCGCGGCGAGCACGTCATCATCCTCGACGACTTCCTCGCCATGGGCTGCGCACTCAACGGCCTGCTCGAGATCTGCGAGGAGGCCGGCGTCATCGTCGAGGGCATCGGCATCGCCATCGAGAAGGGCTTCCAGCCGGGTGGCAAGGCGCTGCGCGAGGAGGGCTACCAGGTGGAGAGCCTCGCCATCGTCCAGTCCATGGACGCCGAGACCGGCGAGATCGAGTTCGCCTAG
- a CDS encoding FAD-binding oxidoreductase has protein sequence MTLIKPLGPELKEYVRDESRTVGHAETISFPTSEDQVRDVLRELHASGTPVTVQGARTGLAAGAVPQGGHVLNLSRMDAVLGLRRGEDGTYHLRVQSGVVLANLRKALANKSVPTNGWDEESLAALDELYADPEQFFPTDPTETSACIGGMVACNASGARSYGYGPVRPHVSALRVVLADGDVVALRRGEARAHGRSLRLVTEAGRSLSLDLPTYEMPHTKNASGYYVADDMDALDLFVGSDGTLGVVTEVELALMPAPAVVWGVSCFFETETAALDFTVAVRPALAHAVAIEYFDAGALSILRSQRESSAAFASLPAVEGRFACCVYVELDCDDEDEACAELYAIGDAMRAVGADEADTWVARTDVDRECQRFFRHAVPESVNMLIDERRRTNPAITKLGSDMSVPDERLHDVIELYRTTLAEAGLQSAAWGHIGNNHLHVNVLPRGDADFAAGKELFCSWAAEVTRMGGAVSAEHGVGKIKRGFLETMYGPEHVREMARLKRELDPAGQLGRGNLFGEELLGAMAGDAPSGAACEKGGERA, from the coding sequence ATGACGCTTATCAAGCCGCTTGGCCCGGAGCTCAAGGAGTACGTGCGCGACGAGTCGCGCACCGTCGGGCATGCCGAGACCATCTCATTTCCCACCAGCGAGGATCAGGTGCGAGACGTGCTGCGCGAGCTGCATGCGAGCGGCACGCCCGTCACGGTGCAGGGCGCGCGCACGGGCCTTGCCGCGGGCGCCGTGCCCCAGGGCGGGCACGTGCTCAACCTGAGCCGCATGGATGCCGTCCTCGGCCTGCGCCGCGGCGAGGACGGCACCTACCACCTGCGCGTGCAGTCGGGCGTGGTGCTCGCGAACCTGCGCAAGGCGCTCGCGAACAAGTCCGTGCCCACGAACGGCTGGGACGAGGAGAGCCTTGCCGCGCTTGACGAGCTCTATGCTGATCCCGAGCAGTTCTTCCCCACGGACCCCACCGAGACGAGCGCCTGCATCGGCGGTATGGTGGCCTGCAACGCCTCCGGTGCGCGCAGCTACGGCTACGGCCCGGTGCGTCCACACGTGAGCGCCTTGCGCGTGGTGCTGGCCGACGGCGACGTTGTGGCGCTGCGCCGCGGCGAGGCGCGGGCGCACGGCCGCTCGCTGCGGCTTGTGACCGAGGCGGGGCGCTCGCTCTCCCTCGACCTGCCCACCTACGAGATGCCTCACACCAAGAACGCCTCGGGCTACTACGTCGCCGACGACATGGATGCCCTCGACCTGTTCGTGGGCAGCGACGGCACGCTTGGCGTCGTGACCGAGGTCGAGCTTGCGCTCATGCCGGCGCCGGCCGTCGTGTGGGGCGTGAGCTGCTTCTTCGAGACCGAGACCGCCGCGCTCGACTTCACGGTGGCCGTGCGCCCGGCGCTGGCGCATGCCGTGGCCATCGAGTACTTCGATGCCGGGGCGCTCTCGATCCTGCGCTCCCAGCGCGAGAGCAGCGCCGCGTTCGCGAGCTTGCCCGCCGTGGAGGGGCGCTTCGCCTGCTGCGTCTACGTGGAGCTGGACTGCGACGACGAGGACGAGGCGTGCGCCGAGCTGTATGCCATCGGGGACGCCATGCGCGCGGTTGGCGCGGACGAGGCGGACACCTGGGTGGCGCGCACGGACGTCGACCGCGAGTGCCAGCGCTTCTTCCGCCACGCAGTGCCGGAGAGCGTGAACATGCTCATCGACGAGCGCCGCCGCACGAACCCCGCGATCACGAAGCTTGGCAGCGACATGTCCGTCCCCGACGAGCGCCTCCACGACGTCATCGAGCTCTACCGCACCACGCTCGCCGAGGCGGGCCTTCAGAGCGCTGCGTGGGGTCACATCGGCAACAACCACCTGCACGTGAACGTGCTTCCGAGAGGCGACGCCGACTTTGCCGCGGGCAAGGAACTGTTCTGCTCGTGGGCGGCCGAGGTCACGCGCATGGGCGGCGCGGTGTCTGCCGAGCACGGTGTGGGCAAGATCAAGCGCGGCTTCCTCGAGACCATGTACGGCCCGGAGCACGTCCGTGAGATGGCTCGGCTCAAGCGCGAGCTCGACCCGGCCGGCCAGCTGGGTCGCGGCAACCTGTTTGGCGAGGAGCTGCTTGGCGCCATGGCCGGCGACGCGCCGTCGGGCGCCGCGTGCGAGAAGGGCGGTGAGCGCGCATGA
- a CDS encoding electron transfer flavoprotein subunit beta/FixA family protein, producing MRSVVCMKAVPSTTEVRMDPKTNTIIRDGRQSVANPFDTAALEVALALKDELGGRVSVLSMGIPDTCRLLRDAIARGADDALLLSDRAFAGADTLATSYTLSMGLDELGDADLVLCGKMAVDGDTAQIGPELGGILGVPCVTGVSEVLEASDHRVVVRHDTDEGTEVAEVPLPAVLTVTKDIATLRMPSIAGVRAAAGAEVRVLDAATLGADPACCGLAGSPTQVVRSFVPERSHEAATIAGTPAEQAAALLEVFEEVAR from the coding sequence ATGAGGTCCGTCGTCTGCATGAAGGCCGTTCCCTCCACCACCGAGGTCCGCATGGACCCCAAGACCAACACGATCATCCGCGACGGCAGGCAGTCCGTCGCCAACCCCTTTGACACGGCGGCGCTCGAGGTGGCGCTTGCGCTCAAGGACGAGCTTGGCGGGCGTGTCTCCGTGCTCTCCATGGGAATCCCGGACACGTGTCGGCTGCTGCGCGACGCCATCGCCCGCGGCGCCGACGACGCGCTGCTGCTCTCTGACCGTGCGTTTGCCGGTGCCGACACGCTCGCCACGTCCTATACGCTGTCGATGGGCCTCGATGAGCTGGGCGATGCCGACCTCGTGCTGTGCGGCAAAATGGCGGTTGACGGCGACACGGCCCAGATTGGCCCCGAGCTTGGTGGCATCCTCGGCGTGCCGTGCGTCACGGGCGTCTCCGAGGTGCTCGAGGCGAGCGACCACCGCGTGGTCGTGCGGCACGACACCGATGAGGGCACCGAGGTGGCCGAGGTGCCGCTGCCGGCCGTGCTCACCGTGACGAAGGACATCGCGACGCTGCGCATGCCAAGCATCGCGGGCGTGCGCGCGGCGGCGGGTGCCGAGGTGCGTGTGCTCGACGCGGCAACGCTGGGTGCTGACCCGGCGTGCTGCGGGCTGGCGGGCTCGCCCACGCAGGTGGTTCGCTCGTTCGTGCCCGAGCGCAGCCACGAGGCAGCGACGATAGCGGGCACGCCCGCCGAGCAGGCCGCGGCGCTGCTCGAGGTCTTCGAGGAGGTCGCGCGATGA
- a CDS encoding electron transfer flavoprotein subunit alpha translates to MSGLVVDAEKCVGCGRCVRTCANDGIEVVERRARVLDGCVSCGMCVDACPVGALAVERDESGADTSGYRDIWVFSQVGADGVVLPVALELVGKGRELADERGCRLVAVLGEHSDADDANARALAAAGADEVLRTCDDRLAHTDVECYAAWLCALALERRPEVILYGATNFGRELAPRVAVTLQTGLTADCTILEMDRERGLLQQTRPAFGGNLMATIVCPNHRPQMATVRPGIFPAPEPREVGEANVTDVLLDAAVYGRVNVLSREKVGQGASIADAPALVVVGRGIGSKKALARVCRLAELLGERLGCVCEIGCTRPVVEAGWLDYSHQVGQTGVSVAPRLLVSLGVSGAIQHLAGISGAETVVAVNEDADAPIFGAANYKVVGDCMTVVDELIAQLEK, encoded by the coding sequence ATGAGCGGACTGGTTGTCGACGCTGAGAAGTGCGTGGGATGCGGGCGCTGCGTGCGTACCTGCGCCAATGACGGCATCGAGGTCGTGGAGCGGCGCGCCCGCGTGCTCGATGGGTGCGTGAGCTGCGGCATGTGCGTTGACGCGTGTCCCGTGGGCGCGCTTGCCGTCGAGCGAGACGAATCTGGCGCGGACACGTCCGGCTACCGCGACATCTGGGTGTTCTCGCAGGTGGGCGCAGATGGCGTGGTGCTGCCGGTGGCGCTCGAGCTCGTGGGCAAGGGCCGCGAGCTCGCCGACGAGCGGGGCTGCAGGCTCGTGGCGGTCCTGGGCGAGCACTCGGACGCCGACGACGCGAATGCGCGTGCGCTCGCGGCGGCCGGCGCGGACGAGGTCCTGCGCACGTGCGACGACCGCCTTGCCCATACGGACGTGGAGTGCTATGCAGCCTGGCTGTGCGCCCTCGCGCTCGAGCGCAGGCCCGAGGTCATCCTCTATGGGGCCACGAACTTTGGACGCGAGCTCGCGCCGCGCGTGGCCGTGACGCTGCAGACGGGCCTCACGGCGGACTGTACGATTCTCGAGATGGACCGCGAGCGCGGCCTGCTCCAACAGACGCGCCCGGCGTTTGGCGGCAACCTCATGGCCACGATCGTGTGTCCCAACCACCGCCCGCAGATGGCGACCGTGCGGCCTGGCATCTTTCCGGCGCCTGAGCCCCGCGAGGTGGGCGAGGCGAACGTGACCGACGTCCTGCTCGACGCCGCGGTCTATGGCCGCGTGAACGTGCTATCGCGCGAGAAGGTCGGGCAGGGCGCCTCGATCGCGGACGCGCCGGCGCTCGTTGTGGTGGGCCGAGGCATCGGGAGCAAGAAGGCGCTCGCGCGCGTGTGCCGGCTCGCCGAGCTTCTCGGCGAGCGTCTTGGGTGTGTGTGCGAGATCGGCTGCACGAGGCCGGTCGTGGAGGCGGGATGGCTCGACTACTCGCACCAGGTGGGGCAGACGGGCGTCTCGGTGGCGCCGCGGCTGCTCGTGAGTCTGGGCGTCTCCGGTGCCATTCAGCACCTTGCGGGCATCTCCGGGGCCGAGACGGTCGTTGCCGTGAACGAGGATGCGGATGCCCCGATCTTTGGCGCCGCCAACTACAAGGTGGTGGGCGACTGCATGACCGTGGTCGACGAGCTCATCGCCCAACTGGAGAAGTAG
- a CDS encoding GntR family transcriptional regulator: MNILETLSASPLDHGSPTPLYRQLKHRILQLIATEALDASAPLPTEAELCCALGLSRATVRRCFKDLVEEGYVRRRRGQGTFVNGAMSRGGLDALFLKASTSGNLERSGAVVTSRFLGLSRICASAATARSLNVEEGEPLWEVNRLRLADGRPVIHELAFCPVRALPRLEEADLLHTSIYTRIAESTHALPERTEERIEAVILDRREASLLETDAGTPGIRVFTRALDISGRPLLASVGIARADRFHLEVAYTSNGIDFAKTI; encoded by the coding sequence GTGAACATACTGGAGACGTTGTCGGCAAGCCCGCTTGACCATGGGTCGCCCACGCCGCTGTATCGCCAGCTCAAGCATCGCATCCTGCAGCTCATCGCGACGGAGGCGCTCGACGCGTCCGCGCCGTTGCCCACGGAGGCCGAGCTGTGCTGCGCCCTCGGACTCTCGCGCGCCACGGTGAGGCGATGCTTCAAGGACCTCGTCGAGGAGGGCTACGTGCGCAGAAGACGAGGCCAGGGCACGTTCGTGAACGGCGCCATGAGCCGAGGCGGGCTCGACGCGCTCTTCCTCAAGGCAAGCACGTCAGGAAACCTCGAGCGCAGCGGTGCGGTGGTGACCTCGAGGTTTCTCGGCCTGAGCAGGATATGCGCAAGCGCGGCAACGGCGCGCAGCCTCAACGTGGAGGAGGGCGAGCCGCTCTGGGAGGTGAACCGCCTACGCCTTGCGGACGGCCGGCCGGTCATCCACGAGCTCGCCTTCTGCCCCGTGAGGGCGCTGCCACGCCTCGAGGAGGCTGACCTGCTCCACACGTCCATCTACACGCGCATAGCCGAGAGCACGCACGCCCTGCCCGAGCGCACGGAGGAGCGCATCGAGGCCGTCATCCTCGACCGACGCGAGGCAAGCCTGCTCGAGACGGACGCAGGAACCCCGGGCATCCGCGTGTTCACGCGTGCGCTCGACATCAGCGGCAGACCACTGCTCGCGAGCGTCGGCATCGCCCGCGCGGACCGCTTCCACCTCGAGGTTGCCTACACGAGCAACGGGATCGACTTCGCAAAGACGATCTAA
- the gltA gene encoding NADPH-dependent glutamate synthase: protein MPQVNGKYKPNMKAPRTPYVEELPEERAQDFRPVDRGYSMADAVAEANRCLDCKNPKCVQGCPVNINIPGFIEKIREGNFGGGLDIIREASLLPSVCGRVCPQENQCEGNCVLNNKDRAIAIGQLERFLGDNATELAHDPEIKPSNGKKVAVVGSGPSGIACAGELARNGYEVTVFEAFFTGGGVLTYGIPEFRLPKKIVKREIDGLEKLGVKFEYNSVVGRITDAKELFEEQGFDAMYLAVGAGLPKFLNVPGENLPGVFCANEYLTRVNLMKAEKFPEFDTPTKHGKNVVVFGGGNVAMDAARTALRLGADTVTLAYRRTEEEMPARKAELHHAKQEGVQILPLVSPLEFEADENGFVSKVKLERMELGEPDESGRRRPHPVEGSEFEIPCDVAVTAIGTNANPFPKLAAEDVALNKWGYIEADENGRTSDPRIWAGGDIVTGAATVILAMGAGKKAAHSMMEALEA from the coding sequence ATGCCACAGGTAAACGGTAAGTACAAGCCCAACATGAAGGCTCCCCGCACCCCCTACGTCGAGGAGCTTCCCGAGGAGCGCGCGCAGGACTTCCGTCCCGTCGACCGTGGCTACTCCATGGCCGACGCCGTGGCCGAGGCCAACCGCTGCCTCGACTGCAAGAACCCCAAGTGCGTCCAGGGCTGCCCGGTCAACATCAACATCCCTGGCTTCATCGAGAAGATCCGCGAGGGTAACTTCGGCGGCGGCCTCGACATCATTCGCGAGGCGAGCCTGCTTCCCTCCGTCTGCGGCCGCGTCTGCCCGCAGGAGAACCAGTGCGAGGGCAACTGCGTCCTCAACAACAAGGACCGCGCCATCGCCATCGGCCAGCTCGAGCGCTTCCTCGGCGACAACGCCACCGAGCTCGCCCATGACCCCGAGATCAAGCCGTCCAACGGCAAGAAGGTCGCCGTCGTGGGCTCCGGCCCCTCCGGCATCGCCTGCGCCGGCGAGCTCGCCCGCAACGGCTATGAGGTCACGGTCTTCGAGGCCTTCTTCACCGGCGGCGGCGTGCTGACCTACGGCATCCCCGAGTTCCGTCTGCCCAAGAAGATCGTCAAGCGCGAGATTGACGGCCTGGAGAAGCTCGGCGTCAAGTTCGAGTACAACAGCGTCGTGGGCCGCATCACCGACGCCAAGGAGCTCTTCGAGGAGCAGGGCTTCGACGCCATGTACCTCGCCGTGGGCGCCGGCCTGCCCAAGTTCCTGAACGTTCCGGGCGAGAACCTCCCCGGCGTGTTCTGCGCCAACGAGTACCTCACGCGCGTGAACCTCATGAAGGCCGAGAAGTTCCCCGAGTTCGACACCCCCACCAAGCACGGCAAGAACGTCGTCGTCTTTGGTGGCGGCAACGTCGCCATGGATGCGGCCCGCACCGCGCTCCGTCTCGGCGCCGACACCGTGACGCTGGCCTACCGCCGCACCGAGGAGGAGATGCCCGCTCGTAAGGCGGAGCTCCACCACGCCAAGCAGGAGGGCGTCCAGATCCTGCCGCTCGTCTCGCCGCTGGAGTTCGAGGCCGACGAGAACGGCTTCGTCTCCAAGGTCAAGCTCGAGCGCATGGAGCTTGGCGAGCCCGACGAGAGCGGCCGTCGCCGTCCGCATCCGGTCGAGGGCTCCGAGTTCGAGATTCCGTGCGACGTGGCCGTCACGGCCATCGGCACGAACGCCAACCCGTTCCCGAAGCTCGCCGCCGAGGACGTGGCCCTCAACAAGTGGGGCTACATCGAGGCCGACGAGAACGGCCGCACGTCCGACCCGCGCATCTGGGCCGGCGGTGACATCGTCACCGGTGCCGCCACGGTCATCCTGGCCATGGGCGCCGGCAAGAAGGCCGCCCACTCCATGATGGAGGCGCTGGAGGCGTAA
- a CDS encoding sulfide/dihydroorotate dehydrogenase-like FAD/NAD-binding protein — MYKILKKTQFSEKVFEFRVEAPQMAKKAHAGQFLMVRANEQGERVPFTLAGWNAEEGWIEFIFMVIGKTTEMLSTYNEGDELQDVTGPLGNPTELEGDRVVVLGGGVGLAIAYPVARTFCEQGKKVSVIMGARTKDLLILTDQFKALPLEGLYITTDDGSEGEKGVVTAPLERLCQEKAVDAAFCVGPVPMMKFSALTAEKYGLPIVASLNPIMVDGTGMCGCCRVEVGGKTKFACVDGPDFDATQVDWNDLRARQGSYRTEEGQAMEAYKEESCACHR, encoded by the coding sequence ATGTACAAGATCCTCAAAAAGACGCAGTTCTCGGAGAAGGTGTTCGAGTTCCGCGTGGAGGCGCCGCAGATGGCCAAGAAGGCCCATGCCGGCCAGTTCCTGATGGTCCGCGCGAACGAGCAGGGCGAGCGCGTCCCGTTCACGCTCGCCGGCTGGAACGCCGAGGAGGGCTGGATCGAGTTCATCTTCATGGTCATCGGCAAGACGACCGAGATGCTCTCGACCTACAACGAGGGTGACGAGCTCCAGGACGTCACCGGCCCGCTCGGCAACCCCACCGAGCTCGAGGGCGACCGCGTAGTCGTGCTCGGCGGCGGCGTGGGCCTGGCCATCGCCTACCCCGTTGCCCGCACGTTCTGCGAGCAGGGCAAGAAGGTCTCGGTCATCATGGGCGCCCGCACCAAGGACCTGCTCATCCTCACCGACCAGTTCAAGGCGCTGCCGCTCGAGGGCCTCTACATCACCACCGACGACGGCTCCGAGGGCGAGAAGGGCGTCGTGACCGCCCCACTCGAGCGTCTCTGCCAGGAGAAGGCCGTTGACGCCGCCTTCTGCGTCGGCCCCGTTCCCATGATGAAGTTCTCCGCCCTCACGGCCGAGAAGTACGGCCTGCCCATCGTCGCCAGCCTCAACCCCATCATGGTTGACGGCACCGGCATGTGCGGCTGCTGCCGCGTCGAGGTCGGCGGCAAGACGAAGTTCGCCTGCGTCGACGGCCCGGACTTTGACGCCACCCAGGTCGACTGGAACGACCTGCGCGCCCGCCAGGGTTCGTATCGCACGGAAGAGGGCCAGGCCATGGAGGCCTACAAGGAGGAGAGCTGCGCATGCCACAGGTAA
- the pth gene encoding aminoacyl-tRNA hydrolase, which translates to MPAAQPQEIRLVAGLGNPGEEYENTRHNAGFRAVEELGERLGAGYWKSQCGAKVAVVRVRGQEGPREVILAMPQDFMNTSGGPISKLCREYRVAPEELLVIHDELDLDPGDVRVKVGGGHAGHNGLKSIINKLGSRDFSRIRVGIGMPPGRMPVVDWVLKEYRNVEMEDVRRAAIDAADAAEMCLEHGVVFARDRVNGAGKPGSR; encoded by the coding sequence ATGCCAGCAGCACAGCCACAGGAGATTCGCCTCGTCGCGGGTCTCGGCAACCCAGGCGAGGAGTACGAGAACACCCGCCACAACGCGGGATTCCGCGCCGTAGAGGAGCTCGGGGAGCGCCTGGGCGCCGGCTACTGGAAGAGCCAGTGCGGCGCCAAGGTCGCCGTCGTGCGCGTCCGCGGCCAGGAGGGCCCGCGCGAGGTCATCCTCGCCATGCCGCAGGACTTCATGAACACGAGCGGCGGACCCATCTCCAAGCTCTGCCGCGAGTACAGGGTGGCACCCGAGGAGCTGCTCGTCATCCATGACGAGCTAGACCTCGACCCCGGCGACGTCCGCGTGAAGGTGGGCGGCGGCCACGCCGGCCACAACGGCCTCAAGTCCATCATCAACAAGCTCGGGAGCAGGGACTTCTCGCGCATACGCGTTGGCATCGGCATGCCCCCGGGACGCATGCCCGTCGTGGACTGGGTGCTCAAGGAGTACCGCAACGTCGAGATGGAGGACGTGCGGCGCGCCGCCATCGACGCCGCGGACGCCGCCGAGATGTGCCTCGAGCACGGCGTCGTCTTTGCCCGCGACCGCGTGAACGGCGCTGGCAAGCCCGGCAGCAGGTAG
- a CDS encoding ribose-phosphate diphosphokinase, which translates to MYEDLDQLVPIKKRLRIYSGTSNPKLAADIAKILGVEVDGLVLEQFANGEIYARFDETVRGCDVFFVQSIVGKNVNDLMMETLIVADAAHRASARSVTAVIPHYAYARQDRKAGPREPITARLVANLLETAGVDRVITLDLHQGQIEGFFDVPVNHLTALPLFGEYFKSKNFDWENTVVVSPDVGRAKACKKLSDMLGCDLAIAHKGRPHHNQAEVMGIIGDIKGKTCIINDDMIDTAGTLCAAIRELKAMGAGDIHVCATHGIFSGPAVERLNDAPIEECVVTDSVPQPEENLTGKINTISVANEIAECIYHVFTETSVSGMVGGRFNL; encoded by the coding sequence ATGTACGAAGATCTCGACCAGCTCGTACCCATCAAGAAGCGCTTGAGGATCTACAGCGGCACGAGCAACCCCAAGCTCGCGGCGGACATCGCCAAGATCCTGGGCGTCGAGGTGGATGGCCTCGTGCTCGAGCAGTTCGCCAACGGCGAGATCTACGCTCGCTTTGACGAGACGGTCCGCGGCTGCGACGTGTTCTTCGTCCAGTCCATCGTGGGCAAGAACGTCAACGACCTCATGATGGAGACGCTCATCGTCGCCGACGCCGCGCACCGCGCCTCGGCCCGCTCCGTCACCGCAGTCATCCCCCACTACGCCTACGCCCGCCAGGACCGCAAGGCCGGCCCGCGCGAGCCCATCACCGCACGCCTCGTCGCCAACCTGCTCGAGACGGCCGGCGTGGACCGCGTCATCACGCTCGACCTGCACCAGGGCCAGATCGAGGGCTTCTTCGACGTCCCCGTGAACCACCTCACGGCCCTGCCGCTGTTCGGCGAGTACTTCAAGAGCAAGAACTTCGACTGGGAGAACACCGTCGTCGTCTCCCCCGACGTGGGCCGTGCCAAGGCCTGCAAGAAGCTCTCCGACATGCTCGGCTGCGACCTCGCCATCGCCCACAAGGGCCGTCCGCACCACAACCAGGCCGAGGTCATGGGCATCATCGGCGACATCAAGGGCAAGACCTGCATCATCAACGACGACATGATCGACACGGCCGGCACCCTGTGCGCCGCCATCCGCGAGCTCAAGGCCATGGGCGCCGGCGACATCCACGTGTGCGCCACCCACGGCATCTTCTCCGGCCCCGCCGTGGAGCGCCTGAACGACGCCCCGATCGAGGAGTGCGTCGTCACCGACTCCGTGCCCCAGCCCGAGGAGAACCTCACGGGCAAGATCAACACGATCTCCGTCGCCAACGAGATCGCCGAGTGCATCTACCACGTCTTCACCGAGACGAGCGTCTCCGGCATGGTCGGCGGCCGCTTCAACCTCTAG